The following proteins are co-located in the Campylobacter concisus genome:
- a CDS encoding aldehyde dehydrogenase family protein, producing MKLLEKYGLFINGEWRDAKDGATLDAKNPANGEHLAKIADATEEDVNGAVRAAREAFKKFKHTTISERAKLLNKIADIIDEHKEHLAKVESMDNGKPIRETLNVDIPFAAEHFRYFAGVIMGEEGSANVLDEKQLSIVLREPIGVVGQIVPWNFPFLMAAWKLAPVIAAGDASVFKPSSETSLSVLELFRLIDKILPKGLINIITGKGSKSGEWIKNHPGLDKLAFTGSTEIGRDIAIAAARRIIPATLELGGKSANIFFSDANLDKALDGLQLGILFNQGQVCCAGSRIFVEESFYDKFIEAAVKKFSTIKVGDPLDPNTQMGSQINKKQAEQILNYVEIGKKEGAKVAVGGKAYTANGCDKGAFVEPTLLVDVTNDMRVAQEEIFGPVGVVIKFKDEAELIKMVNDSEYGLGGGIFTQDITKALRVARSMETGRVWINTYNQIPAGSPFGGYKNSGIGRETHKIILEHYTQMKNIMIDLTGKVSGFYAQ from the coding sequence ATGAAGTTACTAGAAAAATATGGGCTTTTCATAAATGGTGAGTGGCGTGACGCAAAAGACGGCGCTACACTTGATGCAAAAAATCCAGCAAATGGCGAGCACCTTGCAAAGATCGCTGATGCTACCGAAGAAGATGTAAATGGCGCAGTTCGTGCTGCACGCGAGGCTTTTAAGAAATTTAAACACACTACAATTAGCGAGCGTGCAAAGCTGCTAAACAAGATCGCTGATATCATTGATGAGCACAAAGAGCACCTTGCAAAGGTCGAGAGTATGGATAACGGCAAACCGATCCGCGAGACGTTAAATGTTGATATTCCTTTTGCAGCAGAGCATTTTAGGTACTTTGCTGGCGTTATCATGGGCGAAGAAGGCAGCGCAAACGTCCTTGACGAGAAACAACTCTCTATCGTTTTGCGTGAGCCAATAGGTGTTGTGGGTCAGATCGTACCTTGGAATTTTCCATTTTTGATGGCAGCTTGGAAGCTAGCTCCAGTGATCGCAGCAGGCGATGCGAGCGTGTTTAAACCTTCAAGCGAGACAAGTCTAAGCGTGCTTGAGCTATTTAGGCTGATAGATAAAATTTTGCCAAAAGGTCTTATCAACATAATAACCGGAAAAGGCAGCAAGAGTGGCGAGTGGATTAAAAACCATCCAGGCCTTGACAAGCTAGCATTTACTGGCTCAACCGAGATCGGCCGAGATATCGCCATAGCAGCGGCTCGCCGTATCATCCCAGCCACACTTGAGCTTGGTGGCAAGAGCGCAAATATCTTCTTTAGCGACGCAAATTTAGACAAAGCGCTTGATGGCCTTCAGCTTGGCATTTTGTTTAACCAAGGTCAAGTTTGCTGCGCAGGTTCAAGAATTTTCGTAGAAGAGAGCTTTTATGACAAATTTATAGAGGCTGCGGTTAAGAAATTTAGCACTATAAAGGTTGGCGATCCGCTAGATCCAAATACCCAAATGGGCTCACAAATCAATAAAAAACAAGCTGAGCAAATTCTAAACTACGTCGAGATCGGCAAAAAAGAAGGTGCAAAAGTGGCAGTTGGTGGTAAAGCCTACACCGCAAATGGTTGCGACAAGGGCGCATTTGTCGAGCCAACGTTGCTAGTTGATGTGACAAACGACATGAGAGTGGCTCAAGAAGAAATTTTTGGCCCAGTTGGCGTTGTCATCAAATTTAAAGATGAAGCCGAGCTTATCAAAATGGTAAATGACAGCGAATATGGCCTAGGTGGCGGAATTTTCACGCAAGACATCACAAAAGCACTTCGCGTGGCAAGGTCTATGGAGACTGGCAGAGTCTGGATCAACACCTATAACCAAATCCCAGCAGGCAGCCCATTTGGCGGTTATAAAAACTCAGGTATCGGCCGCGAAACTCACAAGATAATCCTTGAGCACTACACTCAGATGAAAAACATCATGATTGACCTAACCGGTAAGGTTAGCGGCTTTTACGCACAATGA
- a CDS encoding NUDIX domain-containing protein, which yields MDTTITNLEILPLGESKYLKPFKMKFMQNGAQRDWDCVKVMNSVSIFLYHEQKDAFLFVKQFRPAVWYSQEKEGIKTNEQGFTYELCAGLMDKGLSEEQTAREEAIEEVGYELKEIERITMTYGAFGFGGNMQTMFYAKIDESMKVNSGGGVDGEDIELVFIKREDMMKFAFDESKVKGFGLIFAYLWWEKFKS from the coding sequence ATGGATACTACTATAACCAATTTAGAAATTCTGCCTCTTGGCGAGTCAAAATATCTAAAGCCATTTAAGATGAAATTTATGCAAAATGGCGCTCAAAGAGACTGGGACTGCGTCAAGGTGATGAATAGCGTTAGTATTTTTTTATATCACGAGCAAAAGGATGCCTTTTTGTTTGTAAAGCAGTTTCGCCCAGCTGTTTGGTACTCACAAGAGAAAGAAGGCATCAAAACAAATGAGCAAGGCTTTACTTACGAACTTTGCGCAGGCCTTATGGATAAAGGACTTAGCGAAGAGCAAACAGCCAGAGAAGAAGCGATCGAAGAAGTGGGCTATGAGCTAAAAGAGATAGAGCGTATCACGATGACATACGGTGCTTTTGGCTTTGGAGGCAATATGCAAACTATGTTTTACGCAAAGATCGATGAGAGCATGAAGGTAAATTCTGGCGGTGGCGTCGATGGCGAAGATATCGAGCTTGTTTTCATAAAGCGAGAAGATATGATGAAATTTGCCTTCGACGAGAGCAAAGTCAAGGGTTTTGGGCTTATCTTTGCTTATTTGTGGTGGGAGAAATTTAAAAGCTAA
- a CDS encoding peptidoglycan DD-metalloendopeptidase family protein: protein MPRIFIIFAILSINLYAIKPSVEELSWPNGSNFLNFLETNKIPLSLYYNLATEDQELTEEIIAGTKYQIYKDDNGNTKQVLIPVSDELQMHIFRDDNDKFKLEFLPISYQSEDKFLALKVDKSVSEDIFDYTGSGTLALGFKEIFKGSGIDFKKINKGDTIAIVYNQKIRMGRSFGTPEIYAAMIETKNKRYVMYKFEDKFYDKNGKKNDKFLLVRPLANARITSAFTLKRWHPILQRYRAHLGVDYGAPKGTPIKAAGDGTVKFVGQKSGYGRTIIISHASGYETLYAHLNGFAKGIKGGLKVKQGTLIAYVGTSGMSTGPHLHFGLYRDNKPINPESAIKVVKSLEDKKESAKFKAVVSKNDELIKNALNNEKEYHKVEFFPNVIEF from the coding sequence ATGCCTCGTATTTTTATAATTTTTGCAATATTATCTATAAATTTATACGCTATAAAGCCAAGTGTCGAAGAGCTTAGCTGGCCAAATGGAAGTAACTTCTTAAATTTCTTAGAGACAAACAAAATCCCACTTTCACTTTACTACAACTTAGCAACCGAAGATCAAGAACTAACAGAAGAGATCATTGCTGGCACAAAGTATCAAATTTATAAAGACGACAACGGCAACACCAAACAAGTACTAATCCCTGTTAGTGACGAGCTTCAAATGCATATTTTTAGAGATGATAATGATAAATTTAAATTAGAATTTCTTCCCATCTCTTATCAAAGCGAAGATAAATTTTTAGCCTTAAAGGTGGACAAATCAGTCTCCGAAGACATTTTTGACTACACTGGCTCTGGCACGCTAGCTCTTGGCTTTAAAGAAATTTTTAAAGGAAGTGGCATTGATTTTAAAAAAATAAACAAAGGCGATACGATCGCTATCGTTTATAATCAAAAAATACGCATGGGCCGCTCTTTTGGTACTCCAGAAATTTATGCTGCGATGATAGAAACAAAAAATAAACGATATGTCATGTATAAATTTGAAGATAAATTTTATGATAAAAACGGCAAGAAAAATGATAAATTTTTACTAGTCCGCCCTCTTGCAAACGCTAGAATCACATCAGCTTTTACCCTAAAAAGATGGCACCCTATTTTACAAAGATATAGAGCGCACCTTGGCGTTGACTACGGTGCTCCAAAAGGTACACCGATCAAAGCTGCAGGCGATGGCACGGTTAAATTTGTCGGGCAAAAAAGCGGATATGGCAGAACCATTATCATCTCTCACGCTAGTGGCTACGAGACGCTTTATGCTCACTTAAATGGCTTTGCTAAAGGCATAAAAGGCGGTTTAAAAGTCAAGCAAGGTACGCTTATAGCTTACGTTGGCACAAGCGGTATGAGCACAGGGCCACATCTTCATTTTGGTCTTTATAGGGACAATAAACCTATCAATCCAGAAAGTGCAATAAAGGTCGTTAAAAGCCTAGAAGACAAGAAGGAATCAGCTAAATTTAAAGCAGTTGTTAGCAAAAATGACGAGCTAATAAAAAATGCTTTAAATAATGAAAAAGAGTACCACAAAGTGGAATTTTTCCCTAATGTAATAGAATTTTAA
- a CDS encoding metallophosphoesterase codes for MSEQIYIIGDVHGCFNTLLKLIDQFPNKEKSQICFVGDVIDRGPYSCETVELIIQNNYKMVMGNHERRLLSNKDFFLKNKIPFDTSWFYNNGGEETYRSYLIQSINFREKHIEFLESIPVYLEFKDHKNQNGEHLVVSHSAVGKFWDKRNDDSLKEEFKKHILSGRGDMMQIEGIFNVYGHTPVCEAKFYSNSANIDTGCVFNEEEYDKLSALEFPSMKIYTQKNVENFNKQG; via the coding sequence TTGAGCGAGCAAATTTATATCATAGGCGATGTGCACGGCTGTTTTAATACACTCTTAAAGCTTATTGACCAGTTTCCAAACAAAGAAAAATCTCAAATTTGCTTTGTAGGAGACGTGATAGATAGAGGGCCTTATAGTTGCGAGACAGTCGAGCTTATCATACAAAATAACTATAAAATGGTAATGGGAAATCATGAGCGAAGGCTGCTAAGCAACAAAGATTTCTTTTTAAAAAACAAAATACCATTTGATACAAGTTGGTTTTACAATAATGGTGGCGAAGAAACATACAGATCATATCTAATTCAAAGCATAAACTTCAGAGAAAAACACATAGAATTTTTAGAGAGTATTCCAGTATATTTAGAGTTTAAAGACCACAAAAACCAAAACGGCGAGCATTTGGTCGTTTCACACTCGGCAGTTGGCAAGTTTTGGGATAAGAGAAACGATGATAGTTTAAAAGAGGAATTTAAAAAACACATACTCTCAGGCAGAGGCGATATGATGCAAATAGAGGGCATCTTTAATGTATACGGTCATACCCCGGTTTGTGAAGCTAAATTTTACTCAAACAGCGCCAATATCGATACGGGATGTGTTTTTAATGAAGAAGAATATGACAAACTAAGTGCCTTAGAATTTCCATCGATGAAAATTTATACGCAAAAAAATGTTGAAAATTTTAACAAACAAGGATAA
- a CDS encoding sensor histidine kinase, with product MSEKTQILFKILSLYLVSTVLFLGYFFIHDYKNKKETLILNEVKSLKEIKMGIYMKARMNGLDSISSLTKEKGVHACIVLKNGEKIYKDFDCQKIDKSKNVNLISGKVAIFEKIQYMDDNTTDELSHADIFLVGKDINGEILSLQISTTLKALFFFFALLFIAFYLAKLSLRPLYEKIDTLNRFIKDSTHEINTPLSVISMSIETADLDNLNERNLKRFNNISLAAKSLNNIYDALVHLSFNLDKPSKKELIDLNLLTTQRLNYFSPFFAKRGLEIDTSLKPSLINADLGDVSKILDNLLSNASKYAAPNSKVRITLEPNFFSISNTGRGISREDQMKIFDRYTRFNDDQGGFGIGLNLVKECCKKNDIVVKCQSELDGETTFLLSWQS from the coding sequence ATGTCTGAAAAGACGCAAATTTTATTTAAAATTTTATCCCTTTATCTTGTTAGCACTGTGCTATTTTTAGGATATTTTTTCATACATGACTATAAAAACAAAAAAGAAACGCTCATTTTAAACGAGGTGAAGTCTTTAAAAGAGATAAAAATGGGCATTTACATGAAAGCTAGAATGAATGGACTTGACTCAATTTCAAGTCTAACAAAAGAAAAAGGCGTGCATGCTTGCATCGTGTTAAAAAATGGCGAGAAAATTTATAAAGACTTTGACTGCCAAAAGATCGACAAAAGCAAAAATGTAAATTTGATTAGCGGCAAGGTCGCGATATTTGAAAAGATCCAGTACATGGATGACAACACCACGGACGAGCTCTCACACGCAGATATTTTTCTAGTTGGCAAAGATATCAACGGCGAAATTTTATCCTTGCAAATTTCGACCACACTAAAGGCACTCTTTTTCTTTTTTGCCCTGCTCTTTATTGCCTTTTACCTAGCAAAACTAAGCCTAAGACCGCTTTATGAAAAGATAGATACGCTAAACCGCTTTATAAAAGACTCAACACATGAGATAAATACGCCTCTAAGCGTCATCTCGATGAGTATAGAAACAGCCGATCTTGACAACCTAAATGAGCGAAATTTAAAGCGTTTTAATAATATCAGCCTTGCCGCAAAGAGCCTAAATAACATTTATGACGCGCTCGTTCATCTAAGCTTTAACCTAGACAAGCCTAGCAAAAAAGAGCTCATAGATCTAAATTTGCTAACCACACAAAGACTGAACTATTTCTCGCCATTTTTTGCCAAACGCGGACTTGAGATAGATACTAGCCTAAAGCCAAGCCTTATAAATGCAGATCTTGGGGATGTGAGCAAAATTTTAGACAACCTTCTTAGCAACGCCTCCAAATATGCAGCGCCAAATTCAAAAGTACGCATCACTTTAGAGCCAAATTTCTTTAGCATAAGTAACACCGGTCGAGGCATCAGCAGAGAGGATCAGATGAAAATTTTTGATCGTTACACGAGATTTAACGACGATCAAGGCGGCTTTGGCATAGGGCTAAATTTAGTTAAAGAGTGCTGTAAGAAAAATGATATCGTCGTAAAATGCCAAAGCGAACTTGATGGCGAGACTACGTTTTTGCTCTCTTGGCAGAGTTAA
- the mgtE gene encoding magnesium transporter, which yields MSQELEEAKELIDQHLDENLEDNELSPYELAQHLKTLKKHDEELFAQYLEKLDPEILGDVAIELPDHMLKDVIEQLPAEKIVEALEELESDDATDLLQYIEDIDEDKARELFNELDRENQNEILRLRSYEEDRAGAHMQTELFSAHLEEKLGNAVARLRREKQEGKLENISQLFIIDKNGVLQYAIPLEDLILFDFTKTLKQNIESAQIDHYKPHVANDMDLMQNVADMFQEYDLNVIAVTSSTGILLGRITSDDIHDYIQESATEQIYNLAGVDDESEEDDTLFKAGRGRAVWLGVNLLTALFSSSIIGLFDETIAAYVALAVLMPIVASMGGNTGTQALAVTVRRLALGEIEFKDAKNVLKREVSISLINGLIFGVVMGIIASVWFDKGMLGVVIGLSMVTNLFFAGFFGTIIPLTLRRFNIDPAVGSAVILTTFTDAIGFFSFLGLAKWILL from the coding sequence TTGAGCCAAGAACTAGAAGAAGCAAAAGAGCTGATAGATCAGCATTTAGATGAAAATTTAGAAGATAACGAACTCTCGCCTTATGAGCTAGCCCAACACCTAAAAACACTAAAGAAACACGATGAGGAGCTTTTTGCTCAATATCTTGAGAAGCTAGATCCTGAAATTTTAGGTGATGTTGCTATCGAGCTACCTGATCACATGCTAAAAGATGTGATCGAACAACTTCCAGCTGAAAAGATCGTAGAAGCACTTGAAGAGCTAGAGAGTGATGATGCGACTGATTTGCTTCAATACATCGAGGATATCGATGAGGATAAAGCTAGAGAGCTTTTTAATGAGCTTGATAGAGAAAACCAAAATGAAATTTTAAGACTTAGAAGCTACGAAGAAGATAGAGCTGGTGCTCACATGCAAACAGAGCTTTTTTCGGCTCATCTTGAAGAAAAGCTTGGCAATGCAGTAGCAAGACTTAGACGAGAAAAGCAAGAAGGCAAGCTAGAAAATATCTCTCAGCTTTTTATCATCGATAAAAATGGCGTTTTACAATACGCTATCCCACTTGAAGATCTTATACTTTTTGATTTTACAAAGACGCTAAAGCAAAATATCGAGTCAGCACAGATCGATCACTACAAGCCACATGTTGCAAATGATATGGACCTTATGCAAAATGTCGCTGATATGTTTCAAGAGTACGATTTAAACGTTATTGCAGTTACTAGTAGCACTGGAATTTTACTTGGTCGTATCACGTCTGATGATATTCACGACTACATTCAAGAGAGTGCAACTGAGCAAATTTATAACCTAGCCGGCGTTGATGACGAGTCAGAAGAGGATGATACGCTATTTAAAGCAGGTCGTGGTCGTGCGGTTTGGCTTGGCGTAAATTTACTAACAGCTCTTTTTAGCTCATCTATAATAGGACTTTTTGACGAGACAATCGCAGCCTACGTCGCTCTTGCTGTTTTAATGCCAATAGTTGCGTCAATGGGTGGAAATACTGGCACACAAGCGCTTGCCGTTACGGTTCGCCGTCTGGCACTTGGTGAGATCGAGTTTAAAGATGCCAAAAATGTCTTAAAACGTGAGGTTAGTATTTCACTCATAAATGGACTAATCTTTGGTGTGGTAATGGGCATAATCGCCTCTGTTTGGTTTGACAAAGGTATGCTTGGCGTTGTTATTGGGCTTAGCATGGTTACGAATTTATTCTTTGCTGGCTTTTTTGGCACGATCATACCTTTGACGCTAAGGCGCTTTAATATAGATCCTGCAGTCGGCTCAGCCGTCATTCTTACTACTTTTACTGATGCGATAGGATTTTTTAGCTTTTTAGGACTTGCAAAATGGATACTACTATAA
- a CDS encoding Imm10 family immunity protein, which produces MFELKFKAKALSATKNSKDNYYMIGLADDKYDYKNYIIFQRPIKLKSDDDENADINGLYAEYNGDVCYNACKRVKITDKTIIFEVQDSIISVVIEGVKLNEHFMKYSKEIFGELLKCSISE; this is translated from the coding sequence GTGTTTGAGCTAAAATTTAAAGCAAAAGCCCTAAGCGCTACTAAAAATAGCAAAGACAACTACTATATGATCGGTCTTGCAGACGACAAATATGACTACAAAAACTACATAATCTTTCAAAGACCGATCAAACTAAAAAGTGATGACGACGAAAACGCCGACATAAACGGCCTATATGCTGAGTATAATGGCGACGTTTGCTACAACGCTTGCAAACGAGTAAAGATCACTGATAAAACTATCATTTTTGAGGTGCAAGATAGCATTATTAGCGTTGTTATAGAGGGTGTTAAACTTAACGAGCACTTTATGAAATATAGCAAAGAGATATTTGGCGAGCTGCTAAAATGTAGCATATCTGAGTAA
- a CDS encoding YihY family inner membrane protein: MSRLSLSKQNLKEFLNLLPTLKDKELFHYASSLSFHTILSIIPILLISFSIFTKLPSFEDYYAKIQDFIFSALLPSNQEIISNYLQNFLQNSGNLGLVGFVAMIFTSAMFFSDYEYVVLKVTRASRARGFWSALSSYWTLITLAPLGLAGSFYLSSLIQEMLNSNVITNSINFLSIFPYLIIWAIFCITYLISVNDEIKFKSAFFSSFVASLVWYIGKSAFVYYVLYNKTYLSVYGSFSAVLFFFVWIYISWIIFLYGLKLCAYLSNSSKFKR; encoded by the coding sequence ATGAGCCGTTTGTCCTTAAGTAAGCAAAATTTAAAGGAGTTTTTAAATTTGCTCCCAACGCTTAAGGACAAAGAGCTCTTTCACTACGCCTCAAGCCTTAGTTTTCATACGATTTTATCGATCATCCCGATACTTCTTATATCATTTTCTATCTTTACAAAATTGCCTAGTTTTGAGGATTATTACGCCAAAATTCAAGACTTTATCTTCTCGGCTCTTTTGCCAAGTAATCAAGAGATCATCTCAAACTATTTGCAAAATTTCTTACAAAATAGCGGAAATTTAGGCTTAGTTGGCTTTGTGGCGATGATATTTACATCAGCCATGTTTTTTAGCGACTATGAATATGTAGTTTTAAAAGTGACACGTGCAAGTAGAGCTAGAGGATTTTGGTCGGCACTTAGTTCGTATTGGACGCTTATCACGCTTGCGCCACTTGGTCTTGCTGGCAGTTTTTATCTCTCAAGCCTCATTCAAGAGATGCTAAACTCAAACGTGATCACAAACTCGATAAATTTTTTAAGCATATTCCCATATCTCATCATCTGGGCGATATTTTGCATCACATATCTCATCTCAGTAAATGACGAGATAAAATTTAAGAGCGCATTTTTTAGCTCATTTGTCGCCTCGCTTGTTTGGTATATTGGCAAGTCAGCCTTTGTCTATTATGTCCTTTACAACAAGACCTATCTAAGCGTTTATGGCTCGTTTTCAGCCGTGCTTTTCTTTTTTGTCTGGATCTATATATCGTGGATCATCTTTTTATATGGGCTAAAGCTTTGTGCTTATCTCTCAAACAGCTCAAAATTTAAGAGATAA
- a CDS encoding menaquinone biosynthesis decarboxylase, whose product MDYIKLLKENNLLRVIDEPADIDLEIAHTSYIEVKREGSQALLFKNPVCKKTGRKFAPVLTNIYGSKRALELIFGLKPDEIAEEIEKLLKPKKPENFKEKLDFLAYLFSMRKIFTKRLKGEGECQQVKLIGEDADLLSLPALKTWPHDGGAFITMGQVYTQSLDGALQNLGMYRLQIYDKNRLGMHWQIHKDGANFFHEYKRAGKKMPVSVAIGGDPLYIWCGQAPLPKGIFELLLYGFIRKEPAKLVKSLTNEIYVPHDADYVIEGFVDTTKCELEGPFGDHTGFYTPIEPFPVMEVTAITSKREPVFHATVVGKPPLEDKYMGWATERVFLPLLRTTVPELLDYNMPENGVFHNLILAKINTLYPAHAKQAMHAFWGVGQMSFVKHAIFVGADAPELKDYDEFTIFVLNRFGSQSVLISQGVCDQLDHASPNLCFGGKLGVDATQDFCKFSPVVLSDSELLAKFQSIAPNVKELKQFKTDTKTPICVVKFEKDCAVKELFDKLLTFREFFKLLIVVDMQNHLENPYMLLWRVTNNIDALRDIYIEGENFCVDATSKDEREGYTRGWPLQTDCDREVVADLVKRGIVKDEPELFKKFEIFG is encoded by the coding sequence ATGGACTACATCAAGCTTTTAAAAGAAAATAATCTACTTCGCGTCATCGACGAGCCTGCGGATATCGACCTAGAGATCGCGCACACAAGCTATATCGAGGTCAAGCGCGAGGGTTCGCAAGCGCTACTTTTTAAAAACCCAGTTTGCAAAAAAACTGGGCGTAAATTTGCCCCAGTGCTTACAAATATCTATGGCTCAAAACGTGCGCTTGAGCTTATCTTTGGGCTAAAGCCTGATGAGATCGCAGAAGAGATAGAAAAGCTTTTAAAGCCTAAAAAACCAGAGAATTTCAAAGAAAAGCTTGATTTTTTAGCCTATCTTTTTAGCATGAGAAAAATTTTTACTAAGAGATTAAAAGGTGAGGGTGAGTGCCAGCAGGTGAAACTTATAGGTGAGGATGCTGATTTGCTATCGCTTCCGGCGCTAAAGACATGGCCGCATGATGGTGGCGCATTTATTACGATGGGGCAGGTCTATACGCAAAGCTTGGACGGCGCTTTACAAAATTTAGGCATGTACCGCCTACAAATTTATGACAAAAATCGCCTTGGCATGCACTGGCAGATCCACAAAGACGGTGCAAATTTCTTTCACGAATACAAGCGTGCAGGTAAAAAAATGCCAGTCTCTGTAGCCATTGGCGGTGATCCACTCTACATCTGGTGTGGTCAAGCACCGCTTCCAAAGGGAATTTTTGAACTTTTGCTTTATGGTTTTATCCGCAAAGAGCCAGCCAAACTTGTAAAATCCTTAACGAATGAAATTTACGTCCCGCACGATGCAGACTACGTGATAGAGGGCTTTGTGGATACGACTAAGTGCGAGCTTGAGGGGCCATTTGGCGATCATACCGGCTTTTATACGCCTATCGAGCCTTTTCCGGTGATGGAGGTTACGGCGATAACTAGCAAGCGTGAGCCGGTATTTCACGCAACTGTTGTTGGAAAGCCGCCACTTGAGGATAAATATATGGGCTGGGCGACTGAGCGGGTTTTTTTGCCACTTTTGCGAACGACTGTGCCTGAACTACTGGACTACAATATGCCTGAAAATGGCGTTTTTCACAACCTAATCTTAGCCAAGATAAATACGCTCTATCCAGCTCATGCAAAGCAGGCCATGCACGCATTTTGGGGCGTTGGACAGATGAGTTTTGTAAAACATGCCATTTTTGTTGGAGCCGATGCGCCTGAACTTAAAGATTATGATGAATTTACTATCTTTGTTCTAAATCGTTTTGGTAGCCAGAGTGTGCTAATAAGCCAAGGTGTGTGCGATCAGCTTGATCACGCTAGTCCAAATTTATGTTTTGGTGGCAAACTCGGCGTAGATGCGACGCAAGACTTTTGTAAATTTAGCCCTGTGGTTTTAAGCGACAGCGAGCTTTTAGCTAAGTTCCAAAGTATAGCTCCAAATGTAAAAGAACTTAAGCAGTTTAAAACGGATACCAAAACGCCTATTTGTGTAGTGAAATTTGAAAAAGATTGTGCGGTAAAAGAGCTTTTTGATAAGCTTTTGACATTTAGAGAATTTTTCAAACTCCTTATCGTTGTAGATATGCAAAATCACCTTGAAAACCCATATATGCTACTTTGGCGTGTGACAAATAATATCGATGCCTTGCGTGATATCTACATCGAGGGCGAAAATTTCTGCGTAGATGCCACTAGTAAAGATGAGCGTGAGGGATATACTAGAGGCTGGCCGTTACAAACGGATTGTGACCGCGAAGTAGTTGCTGATCTAGTTAAGCGCGGCATAGTAAAAGATGAGCCAGAGTTATTTAAAAAATTTGAAATATTTGGCTAG
- a CDS encoding plasminogen-binding N-terminal domain-containing protein, translated as MKRIFVILSLVFGFAFGADFSLNEYRTPIISVDSDGTATIVDSPEILIGSSGVVLHKFDTDSSIIARVSVISKNSGFAKIRFEVFDLLEQKALPLPGIAPANGDMVVLNYLYNRSLIIVPNKEIYEEITSAFPNMIFIHPDIIGAYLSYEYKPNPSRDDFRKMCAQSAAGLIFVAMDGRSVFADCQSFKVLKEFKSGEVEYYQLPFYTRVSDIDTVFWKLNSEHINNYDAHYEKLFEEDN; from the coding sequence TTGAAACGTATATTTGTGATTTTATCGCTAGTTTTTGGCTTTGCTTTTGGGGCTGATTTTTCTTTAAATGAGTATAGAACTCCTATAATTAGCGTCGATAGTGACGGCACAGCGACGATAGTTGATAGTCCAGAAATTTTAATCGGCTCTAGTGGTGTCGTACTTCATAAATTTGATACTGATAGCTCTATCATCGCAAGAGTTAGCGTTATCTCAAAAAATTCTGGCTTTGCTAAGATTAGATTTGAGGTGTTTGATCTGCTTGAACAAAAGGCACTCCCGCTTCCAGGCATAGCACCTGCAAATGGCGATATGGTCGTGCTAAACTATCTTTATAACCGCTCATTAATCATCGTGCCAAATAAAGAAATTTACGAAGAGATCACGTCTGCGTTTCCAAATATGATATTTATTCACCCAGATATTATAGGAGCGTATCTAAGCTACGAATACAAGCCAAATCCAAGCAGAGATGACTTTAGAAAAATGTGCGCTCAAAGTGCAGCCGGTCTAATTTTCGTAGCAATGGATGGCAGAAGCGTTTTTGCTGATTGCCAAAGCTTTAAAGTACTAAAAGAATTTAAAAGTGGCGAGGTTGAGTACTATCAGCTACCATTTTATACAAGAGTTAGCGACATAGACACTGTGTTTTGGAAGCTAAATAGTGAGCACATCAACAACTACGACGCTCACTACGAAAAACTTTTCGAAGAAGATAACTGA